From the Acidobacteriota bacterium genome, one window contains:
- a CDS encoding PP2C family protein-serine/threonine phosphatase, producing MSRRQSVVLWLLLGILAILSLAWLFPRLFPLFPQDWSVSVNEAEDIALDRLRALGELPDDPYVTTVMDNEPLRELRLAELLDERSADELTRSRLGRDLIGWTVMVWERGKTVSEWTYRARVSAAGEVTELRLRVPADEAGADTTAEAARSRADRFLAQQGIDVDAFDEPEVRSRQLENRTDLTFRYRDRAALLGDDSPYGVEVRFAGERLAGFSLFFDDARSEAYQATAQATTLLSQLWMFIALPLLPVLGFFFIRRYHAGEIGVRRGVQIFTVVGLSAAASVLIGATDASGGWNFGVLTRGQVTGVLAVQLIMLFAFPLALTCFFSWSVGESLCRERWGSKLAALDALFKGDWANATVARASLRGLSAGLLIFAGLLILSRLLPGAASVDFLIGPWWESNRWFAFSLLAFAIAYSAYTELFGRLLLLSSLATRFGLWVAVPLAVVIGAVIFFPPLVLYPLRWSLVLWLSAAGAFVFLFLRYGIFTSLLAKITFTVARGALPFLFSADTFQQLQASLALGLVALPFLLSARHLFSRREFVYRYEDVPPHVRRIAERERQRVELETARRIQGSILPELPPQLNGVELAHAYLPATEVGGDFYDVLALEDGRLALAVGDVAGHGVSSGLVMSMARSALSVQVTFDPEVESVFRTMNRMVYQTARKRLLTTLCYALLDPERLELYYGSAGHLFPYRIDREGKVDTLESVAYPLGVRNPLAVNVRTARLQAGDVLFFFSDGVVEARREGSDEQFGFARLEASLRRHAPEGPAGLRDGVLGDIEKFTGSTFREDDQTILALRLPA from the coding sequence ATGAGTCGTCGTCAGAGTGTCGTCCTTTGGTTGTTGCTCGGGATCTTGGCGATCCTCAGCTTGGCGTGGCTCTTCCCGCGTCTCTTCCCACTGTTCCCCCAGGATTGGTCGGTCTCCGTCAACGAGGCCGAAGACATCGCCCTCGATCGGCTACGCGCCCTCGGCGAGCTGCCGGACGATCCCTACGTCACCACCGTGATGGACAACGAGCCGTTGCGCGAGCTGCGCCTCGCCGAGTTGCTCGACGAGCGGTCGGCCGATGAGCTCACGCGCAGCCGCTTGGGGCGCGACCTGATCGGCTGGACGGTGATGGTGTGGGAACGCGGCAAGACGGTTTCCGAGTGGACCTATCGGGCGCGGGTGAGCGCTGCCGGCGAGGTCACCGAGCTGCGCCTGCGAGTGCCTGCCGATGAAGCCGGGGCCGACACCACCGCCGAGGCCGCCCGCTCCCGTGCCGATCGTTTCCTGGCCCAGCAGGGCATCGACGTCGATGCCTTCGACGAGCCGGAGGTGCGCAGCCGGCAGCTCGAGAATCGCACCGATCTCACCTTCCGGTACCGCGATCGTGCCGCTTTGCTGGGCGACGACAGTCCCTACGGTGTCGAGGTGCGGTTCGCCGGCGAGCGCCTCGCCGGCTTCAGCCTGTTCTTCGATGACGCCCGCTCCGAGGCCTACCAGGCGACGGCCCAGGCGACCACCCTGCTGAGCCAGCTCTGGATGTTCATCGCCTTGCCGCTGCTGCCGGTGCTCGGTTTCTTCTTCATCCGCCGCTACCATGCCGGCGAGATCGGGGTCCGGCGAGGGGTGCAGATCTTCACCGTCGTCGGCTTGAGCGCCGCCGCTTCGGTGCTCATCGGCGCCACCGATGCTTCCGGCGGTTGGAACTTCGGCGTCCTCACCCGCGGCCAGGTCACCGGCGTGCTGGCGGTCCAGCTGATCATGCTGTTCGCCTTTCCCCTCGCCCTGACCTGCTTCTTCTCGTGGTCCGTCGGAGAGTCCCTCTGTCGTGAGCGCTGGGGCAGCAAGCTCGCCGCCCTCGACGCCCTGTTCAAGGGCGATTGGGCCAATGCGACGGTGGCGCGAGCCTCGCTCCGCGGATTGTCGGCGGGGTTGCTGATCTTTGCCGGGCTGCTGATCCTCAGCCGCCTGCTGCCGGGAGCGGCCTCGGTCGACTTCCTGATCGGGCCCTGGTGGGAGAGCAACCGTTGGTTCGCTTTCTCGCTCCTCGCCTTCGCCATCGCCTACAGCGCCTACACGGAGCTCTTTGGTCGCCTGCTGCTGTTGTCTTCCTTGGCGACTCGCTTCGGCCTCTGGGTGGCGGTGCCGCTGGCGGTGGTCATCGGAGCGGTGATCTTCTTCCCGCCGCTGGTGCTCTATCCCCTGCGCTGGAGTCTGGTGCTGTGGCTGTCGGCGGCCGGAGCCTTCGTGTTCCTCTTCCTGCGCTACGGAATTTTCACTTCGCTCCTCGCCAAGATCACCTTCACGGTGGCGCGGGGCGCGCTGCCGTTCCTGTTCTCGGCCGATACCTTCCAGCAACTGCAGGCTTCATTGGCTCTGGGGCTGGTGGCTCTGCCTTTTCTGTTGAGCGCTCGCCACCTGTTCAGCCGACGCGAGTTCGTCTACCGCTACGAGGACGTTCCTCCCCACGTGCGCCGCATCGCCGAGCGCGAGCGCCAGCGAGTGGAGCTGGAGACGGCGCGGCGCATCCAGGGGTCGATTCTGCCGGAGCTGCCGCCGCAGCTCAACGGTGTCGAGCTGGCGCATGCCTATCTGCCGGCGACGGAAGTCGGGGGTGATTTCTACGATGTTCTGGCGCTCGAAGACGGACGCCTCGCCCTGGCGGTGGGAGATGTCGCCGGCCACGGCGTCTCGAGCGGGCTGGTGATGTCGATGGCGCGCTCCGCCCTGTCGGTGCAGGTGACCTTCGATCCCGAGGTCGAGTCCGTCTTCCGCACCATGAACCGGATGGTCTATCAGACGGCGCGCAAACGTCTGCTGACCACCCTCTGCTACGCCCTGCTCGATCCGGAGCGCCTCGAGCTCTACTACGGCAGCGCCGGCCACCTCTTCCCGTACCGCATCGACCGCGAAGGCAAGGTCGACACCCTCGAATCGGTGGCCTATCCACTGGGGGTGCGCAACCCCCTCGCGGTCAACGTTCGCACCGCCCGTTTGCAGGCTGGCGATGTGCTCTTCTTCTTCAGCGACGGGGTAGTCGAGGCACGACGCGAGGGCAGCGACGAGCAGTTCGGCTTCGCCCGCCTCGAGGCCAGCCTCCGACGTCACGCCCCGGAAGGCCCGGCCGGCCTCCGCGACGGCGTGCTGGGGGACATCGAGAAGTTCACCGGCAGCACCTTCCGCGAGGACGACCAGACCATCCTGGCCCTGCGCCTACCGGCCTAA